Within Hyphomicrobiales bacterium, the genomic segment TAAATTATTTTGTTGAGAACAAAAACAGAACATATATAATGCCACCCACCAAGAAAGGCCCACGAATCACCATAAGCCTATCGCAGAGCGACCATGATTCCTTGCTCGCCTTTGCAAACAAATACGACGTTTCCCTATCATGGCTGACGCGGCACGTTATCTCCGAATTTCTAGAGCGCTACCGGAGCGAAGAGCTTCAACTGCTCCTTTCATTCAATTCCCCGGAAAGGTAGGTCTCAAGTGGCTAAGGATCACGGCTCGACAGCTATAGACCTGTTCTGCGGCGCAGGCGGACTATCAGAGGGATTTCGCCAAGCTGGCTTTCACGTTCTTGCTGGTAACGATATCGACGAATCCGCAGGTGAGACCTACGCGGCGACGCATGAAGAAGCCAAGTTTCTGCCCGGACCAATCGAAAACATCACGACGGCTGACCTTTTGAAAGCATCCGGGCTGAAAGCCGGGGAACTGGATTGTCTGATCGGCGGTCCGCCTTGTCAGGCATTTAGCGTCTACAATCATCAGCGCGGCATGCATGACGATCGAAGCCAATTATTCCGTGAGTACCTACGGATTGTCGAAGGCTTGATGCCCAAATGGGTCGTCATGGAAAATGTGACTGGCATAACCTCGGCAGGAGAAGGCGCTGCGGTTCAAGCGATCTTGAAAAGCCTAAGAGGTCTCGGCTACCACGTTGAGACCAGCATTCTACGTGCCGAAGAATACGGTATCCCGCAGGAACGTCGCCGTATCGTCTTCCTTGCCAATCGCCTTGGCCAGCCCATCAGTTGGCCTGGGCCGTCGCACGGTGAAGACGGCGATCCATTTGTTACCATTGCCGAGGCCATAAGCGATCTACCACCGCTTGAGAATGGAGAGGACGGCGGCGTGCAGCCTTATGCCACCGCACCGCAGTCGGACTATCAGCGCATGCTTCGCGGCAACTCGACCGAGGTTCACAACCATGCGGCCCCCCAGCTTGCGTCCATTAACATGGAGCGAATGCAATACATACCACCGGGCGGAAGTTGGCGCGACATTCCCTTTGAGTTGCTGCCGACCGGTATGAAGCGGGCAAGGCGTTGCGACCATACCAAACGCTATGGCCGTATGGCATGGGATGGCCTGTCCTGTACCATTCTAACCAAGTGTGATCTTCATTGGGGCGCGTTTCTTCACCCCGAACAGGACCGCGCCGTTACTGTTCGCGAAGCAGCGCGAATCCAATCTTTCCCGGACTGGTTCCATTTTGAAGGATCACGCACCGAACAATACGTGCAGGTTGGAAATGCTGTTCCGCCTTTGCTCGGTTCGCAAATCGGGCATGCGATTATCCGTTCAGATCTCGGCGAATTTGACGATGTTGAGGATTGCCCGTTAATGGCCGCCGCGGGATAGAGTGAGACGGGTATGCTGATCGCAGAGGTATTTGGATTTGGAGTTGATGACCACTCAACTGAAGCTTGGGAGACGAGAAATTCAAAGCTCTGCCCTTTTCGCGGCACGAAATGCACAAAATCCAGCAAGACTAATCCAATAGGGATTTGCTCACTTTCTGACGGGAAAGAAGCCGCCGCGACATGTCCAGTACGGTTTGTTGAAAACGACAAGATTTTTAAAGATGCAGCCAGACTCGCATTCGGTGAAGGTGTTGCGTTTGGCATTTACCCCGAAGTGCGCATCCTGAAAATCGAAGCCAAAGAAGCCGGCGAGCGCGACAGGAAGATTGGAAAAGTTGATTTTCTGCTCGGTAATATTGACGACGGGAAAGTCATCGATTTCGCAGCTGTTGAAGTTCAGGCCGTCTACTTTTCCGGCGGGACGATCAGGCCCGCAATGAATCACTATCTGGCTCATAGGAAATTGGACGTGGCAATTTCTGACCGGCGACCGGATTTTCGATCATCCGCACAAAAACGTCTTGTGCCTCAACTTCAATTAAAAATTCCGGTATTCAGACGTTGGGGCAAAAAGTTCTTTGTTGCCGTCGATACCCAGTTTTTTCGTGCCCTACCGGGATTCCGCCAAACAACACATGCTAATAGCGAAATAACATGGTTGACCTACCCTATCGAGAAGCAAGGTCATGGTTATAGATTTGGCACCGTTCAGGTCGTCTACTCCGAATGGGATGAAGTTCGTAATTCCCTTCGAGAAGGCAATCCTCCGGAGCCGGATGAAATCGTCGAAGAGCTTCAGACGAAGCTAGATGGCCCAGCTCGTAAAAAGCCGAAAATAATAAGCATTTAGACTTTGATGGAACATTCTCGTTCTTCAAGAATCGCCGCGCTGACCCTTCGAAAGAACCGCCCGCCCCCCCCCTACTCCACCTCCACCGCCGCAGGGTCCGGCAGCCAGCCATGGCGGATCGGGCGGTCGCCGCCGCCGCGCGGCAGGGGGATCGCGCGGGCGATGATCTCGGCCTTCAGCCGCGCCGCGTCCCAGTCGGGGTGGGCGGCCAGGAAGCGCGCCGCGAGCGCCGCCACCCTGGGCGCCGCGTAGCTGGTGCCCGACGCCTTGCCGCGCGCCCCCCGGTGGTCGATCGCCGGGATCTGCTCGCCCGGCACGGCGATGTCGACATGGGCGGCCCCCCAATTCGATTCCGCCGCCAGCCGCCCGAACGGGTCGGCGGACGTCACCGTCAGGAAATTGTCGTTTTCGAACGCCGCCGGATAGACCGGGCTTGCGTCGATGTCGCGCCCGTCGTTGCCCGCCGAAAGCACGAACAGCAGCTCCGGGTGGCGCGCCGCGGCTTGCGCGAAGGGCCGCCATTCCTCGGCGCGATAGCCGCCGAGCGGCATCGAGACGATGCGCGCCGGCCCCGCGGCGATGCGCTCGATGAGGTCGGCGAAGGCTTCCGCGTCCCTGCCCGGATAGCGGAACGGGACGAGCCGCGCCGCCGGCGCCTCTGAAAGCAGGATCGAGGCGACCGCGCTGCCGTGGCGGCGGGGAAAGAGCGGCCCCTGACGCGGATCGAGGTCGAAGGGCCGCCCGTCCTGGTCGAAAAGGTCGGCGCCGAGGATCGCCCCCGTCTCGTCGCGGGCAAGGCGCGGCGCGATCTCCGGCAAAAGATAGTTGACGCCGGTATCGATCGTCGCCACCGCGACGCCGCCCGGGTCCTTGCCCTCCGGCACCGGCGGATTGAGCGCCTCGGCCTCGGTTTCGGCCGGCGGGTCGCCCGCGAAATGGATGAGCCGGTCCGGCGCCCCGTCCGCGTCATAGGCGACGGCGCGGGCAAGCTCGGTCCGGCAGTCCGGCCCCGCCTGGACGAAGAAGGCCGGGCGGCCCCTTGTCCCGCCTTCGCTCCTTTCCTCGGCGGTCAGCCGGGTGCGGCTCTGCGGCGTGCCCGGCAGGCGCACGGTCAGCGTCAGGTCGAACCCGTCGCGGATCGCGGCCGCCGAATAGAGGCGCGGGCCCGCGCGGGTGACCGCGATCGTGTCGGCCATGGCGCCAAGATGCGTCGCCACGGTTTCATCGCTGGGCGCCGCGCCTTCGGCGAAGTCCCGGCACACCGCCCGCACGGATTCCGCCGCCCACGGCGGAAGGAGCGGCAGCTCCTGCGCAACAGCCGGCAGAGCGGCGGCAAGCGGGCCGGCAAGAGCGGCAAGACCGGAAAGAAGCGGCATCCTGCGGCGGATTTTGCGCATTTTTTTAATCAAATCCGTCCCATCTCGCCGGATAATGCTCTAACTTGGCCGATCGACGCAAACCTCAAGGGTTGACGCCGAACATGAACGACATCCGCCGGCGGCCGACCGAAATCCGCCTTGCCAAGGACAAAAGGACGCTGACCGTCACCTTCGAAAGCGGCGAAAAATTCGAGCTTTCCGCCGAATATCTGCGTGTCGAATCGCCGAGCGCCGAGGTCAAGGGCCACACCCCGTCCCAGCGCCAGACCGTGCCCGGCAAAAGACAAGTCGAGATCATGTCGGTCGCCCCGGTCGGTCATTACGCGGTCCGCATCGCCTTCACCGACCTGCACGATACCGGCCTCTATTCCTGGGACTATCTCTACGAGCTCGGCGCCGAGCGCGACGCGCGCTGGGCCGCCTATCTCGCCGAGCTTGCGGAGAAGGGGCTCTCGCGCGATTCGCCGGCGCGGAAATAGAGGCTTTTCCGCCGTATTTCGCGTTTTTCATCAAACGATTGCATTACTTTTTTAAGGTCTCCACATAGGCCAGAATGTCCTGCACATCGTCGAGCTCGATCTCGAACGGCATCGCGTTGGGCGGCAGGTCGGTCAACGGCGAATTTCCCTTGACGCGGACATGCACCGGATGCGGCCGCCGCGCGTAGAAGGTCTCGAACCGCTCCCTCCAGTCGGGCAGCGCGTCAACCAGCAGCATGAACGACGGCGTCGAGGAAATTCCGGAAAAGCGGTTCTTGTCCGAAACGACGTGGCAGCGGGCGCAATGGGCGACCGCGAGGTCGTGACCCTTCGCCACATCGCCAGCGGCCTTCGCATCGCGCACAATGAACCCCGACGCGACGAGACATGCGCTCGCCGCCAGGCAGCAAGGAAGACGCTTAGAGGCGAGGCGACTCATTGGTCGGGTTCCCGACGGTCATTGGCGGCGGCGCTTGCATGATAGCGGCCCAAGCCGGAGAGGCAAAGGAACGGTTTGTGATTAATTCAGTTGTAAACAGAACATGATCGAAATTTCTGCTACTAAGCTTCCGGTTGCGGATCAATTTGGGCCGAGGGCAGGGGGTTCGGGCGGAGAAGAGCCGGCGAAAAGACTGCGGAGGGGGGTCTTGTCGATGAGTGAGCTGCCCGATTTCCGTTCCGGGTGCCATGCCTCGGCCGCCGCCGGTTGGAAGGTCATCGCCCCTGTGCGGATCTGCGCACCGGAGATGCACGAGGTTGCCGGCCAGCCGATCGCGATCGCCGGAGGAGGGGCCATTCGATGAACCAGCATTCCACTTCCAGGAAGATGACCGAGGCCGCCGTCGAGGGCAGCGATCTCATCCGCCTGTGGCTGCGGCTGTTGTCATGCGCCAAGCGGATCGAAGACCAGATCCAGTCGCGGCTGCGGGCGCGGTTCGGCATGTCGCTGGCCCGCTTCGACTATCTGGCGCAGCTCGATCGGGTACGCGGCGGCCCGCTGACCATGACGGAGCTCGGCCAGCGGCTGATGGTCTCGGGCGGCAACATGACCGGGCTCACCGACCGTTTGGAGCGCGAAGGCCTGGTCGAGCGCCGCAACGATCCGGCCGACCGGCGTGTGCAGCGCATCTCGCTGACGCCGCGCGGCCGGGCGCTTTTCACCGAAATGGCGAGCGTTCACCGCGATTGGATCGTCGACATCCTGCAGGGGCTCGACAAGGAGGGCGTCGAACGGCTGATGGCGGGGCTCGCCACGGTGAAGGCGTCGGTGGACGCGTCCGAGACAAATCCAGGCCGCGCGCCGCGGGCGAAATCCGTCCGCTGACACCGCCGGTTGCAAGCACGGACACCCGCTGGCCGCCAAATGCGGCCGGCGAGCCGTCAAGACCTTATTGCAGGACCACCACCTTGGCGCCGACCCGAACCCGCTCATAAAGGTCGATCACGTCGCTGTTGAGCATGCGGATGCAGCCCGACGAGACCGCCCGTCCGATGGTTTGCGCCTCA encodes:
- a CDS encoding DNA cytosine methyltransferase — its product is MAKDHGSTAIDLFCGAGGLSEGFRQAGFHVLAGNDIDESAGETYAATHEEAKFLPGPIENITTADLLKASGLKAGELDCLIGGPPCQAFSVYNHQRGMHDDRSQLFREYLRIVEGLMPKWVVMENVTGITSAGEGAAVQAILKSLRGLGYHVETSILRAEEYGIPQERRRIVFLANRLGQPISWPGPSHGEDGDPFVTIAEAISDLPPLENGEDGGVQPYATAPQSDYQRMLRGNSTEVHNHAAPQLASINMERMQYIPPGGSWRDIPFELLPTGMKRARRCDHTKRYGRMAWDGLSCTILTKCDLHWGAFLHPEQDRAVTVREAARIQSFPDWFHFEGSRTEQYVQVGNAVPPLLGSQIGHAIIRSDLGEFDDVEDCPLMAAAG
- a CDS encoding NotI family restriction endonuclease — encoded protein: MLIAEVFGFGVDDHSTEAWETRNSKLCPFRGTKCTKSSKTNPIGICSLSDGKEAAATCPVRFVENDKIFKDAARLAFGEGVAFGIYPEVRILKIEAKEAGERDRKIGKVDFLLGNIDDGKVIDFAAVEVQAVYFSGGTIRPAMNHYLAHRKLDVAISDRRPDFRSSAQKRLVPQLQLKIPVFRRWGKKFFVAVDTQFFRALPGFRQTTHANSEITWLTYPIEKQGHGYRFGTVQVVYSEWDEVRNSLREGNPPEPDEIVEELQTKLDGPARKKPKIISI
- a CDS encoding S8 family serine peptidase, with the protein product MRKIRRRMPLLSGLAALAGPLAAALPAVAQELPLLPPWAAESVRAVCRDFAEGAAPSDETVATHLGAMADTIAVTRAGPRLYSAAAIRDGFDLTLTVRLPGTPQSRTRLTAEERSEGGTRGRPAFFVQAGPDCRTELARAVAYDADGAPDRLIHFAGDPPAETEAEALNPPVPEGKDPGGVAVATIDTGVNYLLPEIAPRLARDETGAILGADLFDQDGRPFDLDPRQGPLFPRRHGSAVASILLSEAPAARLVPFRYPGRDAEAFADLIERIAAGPARIVSMPLGGYRAEEWRPFAQAAARHPELLFVLSAGNDGRDIDASPVYPAAFENDNFLTVTSADPFGRLAAESNWGAAHVDIAVPGEQIPAIDHRGARGKASGTSYAAPRVAALAARFLAAHPDWDAARLKAEIIARAIPLPRGGGDRPIRHGWLPDPAAVEVE
- a CDS encoding DUF971 domain-containing protein; this translates as MNDIRRRPTEIRLAKDKRTLTVTFESGEKFELSAEYLRVESPSAEVKGHTPSQRQTVPGKRQVEIMSVAPVGHYAVRIAFTDLHDTGLYSWDYLYELGAERDARWAAYLAELAEKGLSRDSPARK
- a CDS encoding MarR family transcriptional regulator, whose translation is MNQHSTSRKMTEAAVEGSDLIRLWLRLLSCAKRIEDQIQSRLRARFGMSLARFDYLAQLDRVRGGPLTMTELGQRLMVSGGNMTGLTDRLEREGLVERRNDPADRRVQRISLTPRGRALFTEMASVHRDWIVDILQGLDKEGVERLMAGLATVKASVDASETNPGRAPRAKSVR